AGAATGAGAAATGGCATCTGCACAATTAAACTATCCCTTTATTTACAAACCTAACTTTTTTCCTCAATTACAATCTAATTGCCTAGGTAATGGCATGGCCCTAAGATGGTAATTGCCTAAGTATTTACAATTTGAAACGATTCATGACTACTTGATTCTAAAAGAGAAACGCCCAATTTGAGATTTTAGAATATCTCCAATATTTGCGAAATAACGAGACTTTTCAGTTGAGCTTGGTGATCTGATGAGATGTTTCCCATTTTTGACTTGAAGGTTTATATGACTTGGACCCATCAATTCTCTCTTCATGGACTCAACGAACTCCATGTTCGGAACTACTTCGTTCCCTGAAATGTCCCTCACGTAGAAAGCATTGATCGCCTTCTCTCCTTGAGTTGCTACATCTGCTCGAACAACAGCAAGTCCATTCTCTCGTAGAACCCTAGTTATATCCGATAGCAATCCCATCCTATCATCGGCGTGCAACTCTAGCCTAATCCCCTGCCAAAAGCATATAAAAGTTAGCATTACAATTAGAATAATGCTAAGTGAATCACATTTTTGACATCAAAATGTACACTGCAACCCTAATAGAGACGCGCAAGTTATGTCACCTCACAAACTCGACGCTCAATAGCAGCCTCTAGGCATTTTATAACTCGTTCCTTCTCGCTCTCTGTACACAAGGCCTCCCCATCAACATGTCTGATGAAATATTCCTATTGAAACAACATCAACTAATTAGTCCCTATATCCAAAAGCTTATATAATGTGTTAAGAATTGAAATCACTTCGTTAATGTATTGAGGGAAACCTGAAAGGCATATCCTTCGTGGCAATGGGTGGAAGCGTGGAAAATCACATACTGCATGTCAGTTAGAGTGCACACAGTATCAAACATAAGCCTCGGCCTATCCTTACACTCTAAGCTCACCATGGAATACCCTTTCTCCTCACAACTCTCGATCCAAACAGCCGTCTTCCTACAGTCTTCCTCAGCGTCCCATCCCAACGGCGTCCTCGGAGAGCTTGCCGGCCTCAAACTAGGGCCATCAAAGTCCCTAATGGAAAGCATTAGTTGGTGCAACCTCCTTTCGACGTCAGTCATGGTGCCTTGATAGTCTCCTCCTAGAAACCCTGTGGTCTTCACTTCTTGGTTGCTTGCTTCTTTCCCGCAAGGGCTGACGGCGGTGGTGGCGCGAAGGACTGTGATGAGGTGGTCTTCGATGGTGGCGAGGCGGTGAGGATCGTTGATTGGGGCGTCAGTGGATTTGTCGGATATTTGAGCAACACAAGCTAGGCGGGCGTTATGTGTCCATGCATGAGCTTCAACTATGTTGCAGTGAAGGTCGGCTAGGGCAGCCGATATCTCGGAGAAGAGACCAGGGCGGTCAGTTCCCGTCATTTCGATGGTGGTATGCCCGCTATGGTTTTCGGATTCGAAAATATTGTTGGCATAGGCATTGGCCCTGGTGGAGGCTGGAGGACCTGTAGTTGTACCTATGGCCTATCAATCCAACTAGTTAGAGGATCTTCTACAATAATATACGTATGAATTGACTACTTTTCAACAATGTTATTATCACCTCAGTTTGTCATATTGCACTCTTATTTTGAACAGTCTAAGATTCATTTGACAAAGTAGAAGTGCAAATATAGTTGTGAACATAACTGTTACGTACAAAACAAATTACCTGCTGGATATAGTTGATGACATTCTGGTCTGCAAGTTTGTTGCCGTTCTCATCTTTAACATGAAAAACTACAGGCATGCATGACCGGTCATCAGTTACTCGATCAAGAATGAAAATGAAAGCATGCAAATGGATCAAACTCAGACATTAATTTAGAGACGATTTGTCGTACCATCCATGAACCATTCTGCATCGGAAGATATAAAACATTTTGTGATGGTAAGATTCAGGTCTGTCAATACTTGAATCACTTCGAGGAGAAGCCCTTGCTTGTTCACGCTGTCTACCTGCACCACCACGCCAAACGATTAATATCTAATTCAGCTTAATTAGTTAAGTCATATTTGCCTGAAATTATGTTTATTCTTGATCAAAACTATAAATTGACAAACCTTTACTAATGTGCAATCTTCCAACGTGTCGTTGTCAATGGATACTCTACATCTGCAAACGCAACATATGATAAAGCTTGTTCTATCAAATGGCTGACATAAGCACATAATATATTGTCTTATAGCTCTGTGATAATCTAATGGCCGGAGGCTACCATTGATGAATCAATGAAGGGTAAATTCAAGAATTACTTACACAGGGCCATAGATCCTTTCTGGGAGTTTATCAAAGTCAGGATCAAAGTAAGGCCAACAAACTTTCTTCATGCTGCATCAAACAGGAGAGAGGCCAGGAGTAAAAATATGAGGCATGATAATTGGTCAAATGAAAGAGCTTTCCGAAAATACAGCAAATTTTGAGGCTGTAATTAAAAGCCTCAACAGCTCACCATAAATTTATTTTGGCCAACAACGTACTGAACAAAAATTGAAGCTAAATCGGTAAATTACAAGGATGCTGACAGAACAGTAGTTATTTTTCTGCACTTCAAATTGTAGCCGTATATTATCACAACGTCTACTATGTATGAAATAGAGTGGCGTATGCACAACAATTTTGTAAATGAAATCAGTGACTGAAATTTCGAATTCGTAACACACTGATGCAACCAAAAACAAACATTACAAATAGGAGGGCGCATTTCTCATGTTCACAAAAATGATCAAGTAGCCACAAATTAGGGTTTAAGAAATAAGAATGGAAAATACGATTACATTGCTTGAGGGTGTTCTTCAGTTTTTGGAAAAATAACCAAAGAATCTAAAAGGGTCCAAACAGCAGCTTACACAAACAATGTAGCTGTGGAACAATCAAGCTCAGCTAATAACCAACCCAGCAAATGCCGGACAAAGAGAAGAAGATCTCAGTTCTCTCCCTCGAAAAAGATACAAGTTTTGTGATCAGCGGCGAACTGTAGCTTAGAGTTTCACTTGCTCAATGCACGCAAGAAGCAAGAGAAAATTGTTGGGTGCTTTGCTCGTTTGGGTTTGGGAAATGAGAGTGTGATCAATACTAGCTTAAATAGATAGGAAAACTGGAAGAGATTAGCATGAAGAAAAACATGGAAGTTTCGTATAATGTTAGTCAGAGGAAACACGTACTGTAGAGAATTGTCAAATGAGAATTATTAGGCCACGGTTTTATCATTTTGATCATTTCTTGTCCACGTACACTAATATTAATCATTGTGATCTGAGTTCCACATAAGTTCCTATATTTCTGGCCTTGAATAATGTTCAAAGTCATCATTAACAATATTTGTTACATGAAAATTCTTGTATGCACGACGTGTATTTACACGACGTAATCTTAACCGTTCATAACAATTCATATGTTTGACCACCATGTTTCCATATTATTTCTTCTAATTCTGATCATCCATGTATGTATGTGAAGATATATGCCGTGTATATGTATGTGAAGATATATGCCGTGTACCGAAAATGTTCTCCATGAATTATTGGATGAAATTGGAATGAAATCTTCAAAGCGTCTATATTCTTTAACTAACTAATTAATATATTTTTTATTTTATTTTATTACTATAATCGTGAGAATTATACACCATCAAAAATTATCTGATCCAGTCATGCAGATCATAACAATTTAACTTGTTATGTTATTTAACTATGGACGGAATACCAAAGACATACAAATTGAAGATGATAATGTCGAAGCACTTTCAACCTAAAACATTATCCGACCTTCTTGAATTGAAGATATTGATGAAAAAACATCGATATTTATGGTCATATTGTCATTATTCTGTAATAGTCTTTGCCGCCAATCCCACCATCTGGTATTGAGGCTTCCAAATTCCAAGTATCAGAATTTCCACCCCTATTCAATGAATTGGAAATGGATGAAGCAGCATCGAATTTTATGGTTCAGTCATGTCATTGTCTGGTTTCCAAGTTCTAATAGAAAACTTGTCTAACCTTTCCAATCATTGTGTTAAACTTGGCCTCTGTTTATGACAAATTCAAGCTTCATGTCTATATTTTTGTCCAAATCGTATCTGCTTCCTTTCCATCAAGGTAACGTTAGCAATTTAGTCAACAATAAACTCAGTTCAATCTGATGGTTATCATTATCCGGCTACGTCATAACCTTATCATCCGGCTACGTCATAACCTTAGCATCGATTGCTTTCAAGCCAAGTGAATTTAGCATAGAAGAAACCTACTTTGCCTGAGAAACTTCGTAAACAAAACTTTGCAAAAAACCTATGATTAACTTTAAGTGGGGAAAGGGGGGTAAATGAGTATTGGCATTTGCAACTGTTACTCTATTGGAATCACTTCTACTCACATTCTATCGAAACCCTTCTCTTCCATCTTTCATCTTATTCCTATTTCCTCTCGTACTCCAACAGTTCGAACAGCCAAAATGCCAATTAATAGCTGGTGAAAAATAAAATAAAATAAGCAATATCACCTAGCTCTGTCGGGAGAACGAATGCCTAAATTGGCACAAAAAAACGCCATGACCCTAGGCACCTAAGAATGGTTGAACCAGGGTCCAACAGCACCATTCACATGCCCATTGCTGTGAATCCCAACACCGTTAGGAATGAGTGAAGGAGGCATTCCCACGGCCATTTGGGGCGGTGTGGCAGGATATAACCCATGATTGTGTGGGAGCGTGTGCGGGCTTACAAGGGGACTGCCAGCTGGACTGCCCTTACGCTGCTGAAGGGTGTGGATCTGCCTAAGCCCTTCTTCATGAATACGGGACAGTGTCTCCAACTCCTTCATTGATAGAGCCTCCAAACCAGCACCATACAGAGGAGCATGCCGGGACATTTCTTCCTGAAGTGAAGCCTCAAGCGTATGAATATATTGCTGCAAGAAATAAAAAGGACATATCAATAAAACCGCATTTTACTTTTGTACTTCTGCATATAAGATATATCGAAGGAACCTTCAGCTCCAGAGAGGAAGAGGATGATTAAGGAAAAGAAGGAAGAAAGAAAAAAACATAGAATATGCTGAGGCAAAAACCTGGCAGGCCTGCAGTTTTGATTCCATCCCATCAATATAGGCTTCACACCGAGCAACCTGCTCTTCCTTCTCCCGTTTCTCTCCTTCTGTTTGTCCTACTGTTTGTGTCAGTCTCTGTACTTCATCCTCCAGAGATTTTCGAATTTCCTCTCGAGTCACCTTCTCTGTGACATACCGTTTAAGTTCTTCATCAAATCTTTTACGTGCAGCTTCAGCACCCTTCAACCTTTCGGCTAGAGCATTTTTTTCCTTCACGACTTTCTGTCAAATTCATCAATTGAGAGAAAGGTATGGCTTAATGCAAAAATCATCGAAAGTCTATAATGATTTAAAATTTTATACTATTCAAGTGATGATGATGGAGGGGGATGTTGAACTCACTTGGGTGTAAGGATAAATGCTATTAAACCATTAGACATGCAGATTTATCGACTAGAGATTGAATTCAAAATCATATTTTGACCAAAACATATTAAAAATGTAGCAGACGGAAAAATATTATTGGAGGATCCACAATCACAATCAGAACAAGTAGACGAGAGTTCGAAACTCAAGTTGGCATGCCAACAAAAGTTGAAGACGTATAACAATCAAAACGTACTTAATTATAAAATTGAAAAAGAAATTGCAGAACAAGTGAATTGAGACTGGAAAGAGAAGGCCATTGTGAGATAAACATGAACTATAGATAAAAATCGGCTTCTGCTAAAAGGCTGAGAGATCATAAGAGATGACATCATGACAACACTAATAATAATAATACCATACCTTCAATTCATCACGTTTTCGGGACTTCAATTGAGAGATTTGTGTCTCTGCATCATGAAGACGATCCTGAAACACTTTCCTATCTGTAGTGAGCTTTTTAATTTCATCATCTCGCTCTGAGCGGTGCCACTCAAGCTGACTCTCAACTTCTTGTATTCGTTCGCAGAGCTCCTTCTTTTCTCGAGCAAAGCAGTCAATCTCAGCCTTCATCTCAGACTGCCACATCATGACATGCATCAATTCTAATATTCTCCGAAAAGAATAAATAAGATGCAATAATCCTAGTCATATCACCAGTTAAGACAACAAGTACCTTAAGACGGTTGTTGGTGGCCTCGGATTCACTCAGTTTTTGCAATATAACAGCTTTCTCTCTAGCCATATTAGCAGTTTCTGCGTTCCTCTCTTCCCGCGTGTGAATAATTTCATCCTCACTAGCACATAACTGGTGCCAAAGAGCAGCCCGATCAACATTTGCAAATTCAGCAACCTCCCGCATCATACTCAAAATCGGTCTAACAATTTCTTGTTCCTCAGAAGCTAGAGTCACCAATATATCAAAATCGAGATCAATTTCACGACTACTATCTGTAGTACTAGTGGCACGATCAACAAGTCTCTTTAGAATTCTCCCTCGATAAGACTCGTCAGCATACCATTTGAACAATAATGTGTACAGCATCTTCACAAATCCCTTAACACAAGGATCTCTAGAGAGGGCCAATGTTTCAGCAAGACCAAGAACTGAAGTAAAATCGTCTTGTTGGACTCTCAGCTGTTCACTGGCTTCCCCCTCTATGACCGAATCTGTCTGCTGAAAGCTTTCCACAACATATCTAGCATCAAGGTTCAATCTTTGAGCAAGGCGCCTTTCCAAAACCATGGCCACAGAGTGAGCCACAATAGCACCACGAGCTACAGCTCTCTCAAACGTTTGAGAGGCTTCTACAGCCAGACAAGGTATGGATAACATCTCAATCAAGATGTAAATATCAGAAAAATGACGACAAGGCCGGAAAGCCTGCTCATCCACCAAATGAAACTGTTCGGAACTAGGCCCATGTTCTCCAAACAAGAAAAGCCCAGAATGCATGGTCGAGCAACTATCACCGAAATCATCATCAGAATCAATATCTCTGAGAATGGTTTCAGCAACATCTCCCCAGCTATTTACAGTTCTACTTAATAATTCAAGGACACAAGGAGAAACATCAACGCCCAAATTTTTCAGCCTAACACGAACAGATCTGACCTACAAAGATGAAGAAAGAAGTTTGCAAGGTTAAAGAAAACCATGTTTAAAGAAAACTGCAATTATATAATTAGAATTTTCCACTTTTTTTTGTTGCTAATAATCGTATAATCAAATAATCCAAACTGAAAAAAAAGAAAAAGATGTTGTATACTTTACCGCTTCAGGTAGGTGTTGGCACTGGGATGCAGCTTTAAATATGAAATCTATGGTTGCAGCAAGAGGTTCATCATTTGAATCTGACAAAAACTCTACAGATTGAGATAAAACCCGTTCCCACACTTCACTGCCGCAGTCCAGTTGACTCAGAGCACCGAAAACCTGGGAAATAAGATACACATAACTTAGAGAATAACCATGTTTGCAGAACAGACCAATTGGAACAAATAAACACATGCTAGCCACTTTTTCCCACTTAAACTAATACATTCTGTGTACACATCAACCTAACCAACACTTGGAATCAGTGTGTGTGTGTGTGTGTCAAAAATGATTTTGTTTCTGTACATCATGTATAAAAGAGCATCCGAGAGAATCTTACAGGTGTCCGCAATGCAGGTTCTGCATCTGGCTTTTGCAATCGTTCAATAAGTGCAAAGGCAGCTAGTGGATGCTCTGAGTGCTCAACCAACTTGGGCACCAAAGACACCAGATCAGGCTGCAGATGCTTAGGAGCTTTATCCAGTACAAGAGCGATCTTTTGTGCAGACTGAGGCCTACGTCTTGGTTCGGGACACCCTTGAGGAACAGCTCCATCCAAAGCTCTCAGTGAGTTTACAATCAATCCTAAGAGCTCCTCAGATTGCTCTGGCCACTTAGTCTACAATTCAAGGTGCTCAAACGGTCAGTACTATAATGTAAGCTAAGTAAATAGATACTCAGCAAACAAAGTGTATTATTACCTTTGTACGAAGCGACACATTTTCTGATCCCCCTGCAGATGTTTCTGGGGGACAAGTTGGCTGCCCGGGAAGAGGTTTTCCGGGGATACCAACCCCATGCATATCAGAACTTTGAACAGCCGAAGCACTGGTACTTTCATCAGCACTGTTATCCAATCGCTCATACACGGGACAATGCACAGATTCTGTTGCTCCATTATCTCTATCAGATTGCAGCGGACTAGCAGCTCCACTTCCATCTGGAATTTTTGAGTTTGCATCAGATAAATCACCATTACAACTCCCTTCTGTAGGTTGGCAACACTCGACCATAATGTCCAGAAGTAAATCAATAATAGCCTGCTGCAACACTTTGACTCCCATTAGTAAATTCATCAAACTAGGGGAAGATTCATCATTCTTAAAGACCTTCATTCCATCACTGCTACCAGAAAGCTTGGTCGGAAGAAGCAGACGCTTTACTTTAGCAGGGTCATCAAGATAAACACGGAGTCCAGTCAGGAAACCAGCAATAGCACCCGCATCCATCAGAAGCTTTTCTCGTAAAGTGACCTGTGGCTGTGAGGGATTATCTCCATATGTGAGGTGAAATCCAGCTCTGGAAAGCAGGTTTCTAAAGATATCTTCTTCATCACCACCTACTCCTTCACTATCTTCAGAATCAACAAGTTCATCAGGATCTGTTGTCAACGCATCCTGATCATCCTCGGAAGCAAAAACCTGAGCCAAGATGCACATCAATATTGGTACTGGAATCTACCATAAATATAGAAGGGAAAACATTGAAAATGCTGCTTTCATGAAATTAATCTTCTTCTATAATGAGCCAAATTATATTGAGACATAACTTGACTAATTGAATTAGAACCATTTCTAATTGCCATCGCTGAAGGCTAATTGTCAAGACATGCAGTTGTTCCTAATTCTAAACATTTTTATACAAATAATGGAAGTGAACCACAATAATCACGTTTGCCATCAATGAGAACTCCATGGATATATCCACAGCCATATGATAGCTTAAAAGGCCAAATATATATAACAATGTAAAACTGCCAGCATGATCTGGAAAGGAAAAAACAGTCTAGACTCAAGACATGATATTATGACTAAAGAAAATTCAACAGCAGACAGACTGCCATTTAGCATGCTTAAGTTTTCAAGCAACTTCAATAATAAATAGCATGCAGTATATATAACTCATAAAGGCTTGTAAACACTAACCTCTAGGTCTGAAAACTCAAACCAAGGACAGCAGTCCAATATTTCACAAACAAAAACAACGGTATCACGGACAAGAAACCCTGCATCTGCCTCCAACATATCTGAAACCTTCATGAATTGCAAAACAGAATTGTTCCAAGTCTTTGTACATATAGAAGACTCCTTCCACACAGTTTTGGCAGGGTTCTTTTGATTCACAACAGCCATCCTGTATCGCACCCAGAAATTTTTGTCCAGATCACTACCGACTGACTGATCACTCTCCAAATAAATACATATGGTGTCAAAGGACTCATATACCCCTGCATTGTCGAAACACAAATATTAAGCAAAAATCATAAACTGTCATTGAGGAAAAAAAAAAAAGCCTGGCAACTGCTTACCAATCCGAAGCTCACATCCACCAGCTTGAAAGAATTTGCTAAAGATTTTTCGGGTCTCCATTATTTCCTTAAAAGACAGGAAGTTCTCCACCTTCCATGTAAAAGAGCTTCGTTTTACATTCTTGTCAATCTGGGTAGCAGACTCTGTATCCTGATCAATCAAATCCTGCATAACTGATGTCTCTTTCAATATAAGGACCTCTGCGGAGAATACAACAGTGTCCTGAACAAGGAACCCTGAATCTTGATCAAAGAGACTAGTAAGCGTCACAAATTCACGCCAACCCCAGTCCTTTGCAGCTTTGGAGTAGCGGTTCTGAGACTCCTTTGTGACAGACTTCTCTTCCATCTTCTGGTTCAAAACAGACAAGCGATGACTCACAAAACAACTCCAATCACTGGCAGTGTTTCGTGAATCTGTAACTTCAAGAAAGACTGAAAGGTGACAAGGTGGCTGAGACTGCCCTGATACCATAAAAAAATATGGCAAGTTTTGTATCAGAGCTCTCTCAAGCACAAGCTAAGCAATATTTGTTCTGCCTATGACAAAAGAATGGAATATCAAACTTTTTGGCAAAACAGTCATACAAACAAGATGAACATCCCAAACTAAGCTCAAGTAACATTGAGCACAAGTATCAGAGTATAAACAAAAGATGCAATCTATGCAGTTATGCTATCTTTGATAGCATTAATACATACCATATTTGCAGTGGCCCATGATGGCAAGTAACTACAGATGCAGCTCCAAAACGTTCAAGTGGTGCAGTTATAGTGAGGGACATGTAAAACCATATTCAAATAGGATGATAAAGGAACTACTAGTCCTCATAAATCTGTATATAAACGATATACCACATGATTTCATAACTTTGCAAGACAATTGTTCACAAAAAGAAAGAGTAATCAAAGGTTACAACCAGTCATTAAGAATACTAAAAACAAACGATTCTCCAATGCAATAATGATGCCTACCTCGGGGATAAACAATGAGCCGACAATCACGATTCCCAATCTGAAACCTCCTGCTCTTGATGCAAAGACCAGTTATCTTCCTCTTCTTTAAAAGATCCTTCAACCTCGTAAAATTTTCAATCTTCCAAGTAAATTTCCCCATATGTCCATCCGATTTCCTCGCCCCACTACCACTTCTCCCTGCAGTCAATCCCCCATTCTTGGAAAAGCTACTAAACTCCTTTATCACATGAAATGAGGTACTAAACACCGCAGTATCATCTGCCAAAAACCCCGAATCTGGCCCAACAAAATCCACCATCTTCATATAGTCATTCCACCCCAAGCTCGTATTATCCCCGCTCTTATTATCAGCAGCAAACCTCCCATACGAGTCCCTGTGCATGTGATTAGACCCCGGTTTCTGGTTCAACACAGACATTCGAAACAAACACCAACAACTCCTATCGGACAACACCACCGACTTGTCAGTGTCCTTGCTCTCCAAGCACATTGACAAATACTCTACCGCATTCACAGTGCTCTGATAAACACTAATCCTCAAGTTACACTCTCCGGCCGGGAACACCGGGCTCATTACCTTCTGAGTCTTAATCATGTCCCTAAACAAGCTAAAGTTATGCACTTTCCAAGTGAACTTGCCACTCAACGCGTCGGAGACCGGGCTGGCCACGACGGAGGATGACATCACCGAGCCGGCAGATGACGACTGCAGCTCACTGTTGTTGTTGTTATTATTATTATCTCGTGTGAAACTAACCGACTCGTTGAGTATCAAAATATCAGCCGTAATCAAAACGGAGTCGGTATTGAAGAGATAACCTAACTTGGAATCAAAAACAGAGGAGGAGGGGGTGAAATCGCACCAACCGTGAGACTTCTTCTTGCTGGAGAAGCGGTGCCAGCTGTCACGGTGGATGGTCTTGGAGTCGTCGACGACGTTGACGATGGCGAGGCGGTAGCTGGCGAAGCAGTCCCATTTGGAGGAGGAGGTGCCGCGCGGGTCCATGATTTGAAGGTACACGGAGATGTACCCCGGCAAGGCCTGTGAGTCACCTTTAGGGTATATTAACAACCGGCAATCGTAGCCTCCCACCTCGAAGTACTTGCTCCACAGTGCCCTAGCTTTGATTCGAGGAAAATTCTGGACCGTCCATCTGCACACCGCCGAGTACTC
The window above is part of the Fragaria vesca subsp. vesca linkage group LG2, FraVesHawaii_1.0, whole genome shotgun sequence genome. Proteins encoded here:
- the LOC101293754 gene encoding uncharacterized protein LOC101293754 → MKKVCWPYFDPDFDKLPERIYGPVCRVSIDNDTLEDCTLVKVDSVNKQGLLLEVIQVLTDLNLTITKCFISSDAEWFMDVFHVKDENGNKLADQNVINYIQQAIGTTTGPPASTRANAYANNIFESENHSGHTTIEMTGTDRPGLFSEISAALADLHCNIVEAHAWTHNARLACVAQISDKSTDAPINDPHRLATIEDHLITVLRATTAVSPCGKEASNQEVKTTGFLGGDYQGTMTDVERRLHQLMLSIRDFDGPSLRPASSPRTPLGWDAEEDCRKTAVWIESCEEKGYSMVSLECKDRPRLMFDTVCTLTDMQYVIFHASTHCHEGYAFQEYFIRHVDGEALCTESEKERVIKCLEAAIERRVCEGIRLELHADDRMGLLSDITRVLRENGLAVVRADVATQGEKAINAFYVRDISGNEVVPNMEFVESMKRELMGPSHINLQVKNGKHLIRSPSSTEKSRYFANIGDILKSQIGRFSFRIK
- the LOC101294045 gene encoding uncharacterized protein LOC101294045; this encodes MKHQQSSSSSPSPSSEAVPSSSSPSSSSSSSSSSAADQSHPATANSAEKPLPVPAAAAEDVAAGAARDGGGAQETVTVDRRGEYSAVCRWTVQNFPRIKARALWSKYFEVGGYDCRLLIYPKGDSQALPGYISVYLQIMDPRGTSSSKWDCFASYRLAIVNVVDDSKTIHRDSWHRFSSKKKSHGWCDFTPSSSVFDSKLGYLFNTDSVLITADILILNESVSFTRDNNNNNNNSELQSSSAGSVMSSSVVASPVSDALSGKFTWKVHNFSLFRDMIKTQKVMSPVFPAGECNLRISVYQSTVNAVEYLSMCLESKDTDKSVVLSDRSCWCLFRMSVLNQKPGSNHMHRDSYGRFAADNKSGDNTSLGWNDYMKMVDFVGPDSGFLADDTAVFSTSFHVIKEFSSFSKNGGLTAGRSGSGARKSDGHMGKFTWKIENFTRLKDLLKKRKITGLCIKSRRFQIGNRDCRLIVYPRGQSQPPCHLSVFLEVTDSRNTASDWSCFVSHRLSVLNQKMEEKSVTKESQNRYSKAAKDWGWREFVTLTSLFDQDSGFLVQDTVVFSAEVLILKETSVMQDLIDQDTESATQIDKNVKRSSFTWKVENFLSFKEIMETRKIFSKFFQAGGCELRIGVYESFDTICIYLESDQSVGSDLDKNFWVRYRMAVVNQKNPAKTVWKESSICTKTWNNSVLQFMKVSDMLEADAGFLVRDTVVFVCEILDCCPWFEFSDLEVFASEDDQDALTTDPDELVDSEDSEGVGGDEEDIFRNLLSRAGFHLTYGDNPSQPQVTLREKLLMDAGAIAGFLTGLRVYLDDPAKVKRLLLPTKLSGSSDGMKVFKNDESSPSLMNLLMGVKVLQQAIIDLLLDIMVECCQPTEGSCNGDLSDANSKIPDGSGAASPLQSDRDNGATESVHCPVYERLDNSADESTSASAVQSSDMHGVGIPGKPLPGQPTCPPETSAGGSENVSLRTKTKWPEQSEELLGLIVNSLRALDGAVPQGCPEPRRRPQSAQKIALVLDKAPKHLQPDLVSLVPKLVEHSEHPLAAFALIERLQKPDAEPALRTPVFGALSQLDCGSEVWERVLSQSVEFLSDSNDEPLAATIDFIFKAASQCQHLPEAVRSVRVRLKNLGVDVSPCVLELLSRTVNSWGDVAETILRDIDSDDDFGDSCSTMHSGLFLFGEHGPSSEQFHLVDEQAFRPCRHFSDIYILIEMLSIPCLAVEASQTFERAVARGAIVAHSVAMVLERRLAQRLNLDARYVVESFQQTDSVIEGEASEQLRVQQDDFTSVLGLAETLALSRDPCVKGFVKMLYTLLFKWYADESYRGRILKRLVDRATSTTDSSREIDLDFDILVTLASEEQEIVRPILSMMREVAEFANVDRAALWHQLCASEDEIIHTREERNAETANMAREKAVILQKLSESEATNNRLKSEMKAEIDCFAREKKELCERIQEVESQLEWHRSERDDEIKKLTTDRKVFQDRLHDAETQISQLKSRKRDELKKVVKEKNALAERLKGAEAARKRFDEELKRYVTEKVTREEIRKSLEDEVQRLTQTVGQTEGEKREKEEQVARCEAYIDGMESKLQACQQYIHTLEASLQEEMSRHAPLYGAGLEALSMKELETLSRIHEEGLRQIHTLQQRKGSPAGSPLVSPHTLPHNHGLYPATPPQMAVGMPPSLIPNGVGIHSNGHVNGAVGPWFNHS